One Trichosurus vulpecula isolate mTriVul1 chromosome 7, mTriVul1.pri, whole genome shotgun sequence genomic region harbors:
- the LOC118858243 gene encoding 60S ribosomal protein L34-like, whose product MVQRLTYRRRLSYNTASNKTRLSRTPGNRIVYLYTKKVGKAPKSACGVCPGRLRGVRAVRPKVLMRLSKTKKHVSRAYGGSMCAKCVRDRIKHAFLIEEQKIVVKVLKAQAQSQKSK is encoded by the coding sequence ATGGTTCAGCGTCTGACATATCGCCGTAGGCTGTCCTACAATACAGCTTCCAACAAAACTCGGCTGTCACGAACCCCGGGTAACAGAATTGTTTACCTTTATACCAAGAAAGTTGGAAAAGCACCGAAATCAGCCTGTGGTGTATGCCCAGGAAGACTTCGAGGTGTTCGTGCGGTGAGACCTAAAGTTCTTATGAGGTTATCGAAGACAAAAAAGCATGTCAGCAGGGCTTATGGTGGCTCCATGTGTGCTAAGTGTGTCCGTGACAGGATCAAGCATGCTTTCCTGATTGAGGAGCAGAAAATTGTTGTGAAGGTGTTGAAGGCACAAGCACAAagtcaaaaaagtaaataa